The genomic window GTTGTCACGACGACCATTTATAAGAATGGATTTACTTCATTCCACCTGTTTGATCTATACATAACAAAATATCTAGGTGAGCATATATATTAGAAATGAACAACAATAGGTTACTTGCATCTTTTTGAAAACCTAGAATAATATTGTACTTTGCAAGTGATAAAAAAATTGCTAATGATCCAAAAAATGACTCAAAaagattttatattttgatttcgtATTGGTgattcataccctaatttcgtttaatatttttttatattacttgcagttcaatcagtattttaatagaatggacaaaagttggataaataagtcgagatccagtgccgaatatttgaatggagttcagaatttcgtTAAATTTGCTTCTGAGAAATCTGAAATGAATGAGAATATTTtttgtccatgtcaaaaatgtgtaaattGTTATGCTATCGCTCCACaaattgttgaagaacatttggtatggaatgGTTTTCTGAAGGGTTATACAGAATGGATATTTCATGGAGAGTCTAAATTGTCGTCTTCATCTAACCAACCCTTAGTTATAGAACACATTGCTAGTATTGGATCTAGTAACACAGACAGAAATCCTGTTGTAGAAGATGATATGAGGGGCTTACTCAGAGATGCTCTTGAACataatattagaaatttaacagaTTTTAGTGGAGAGCAAGAAGGAGCTCCAATAGGTGATGAGCATACCGTTACTGAATCTATACATCAAGAGATGAGCTAAAGAGGTGGCCGGGCAGTTGACCAGGCCCTACCACATACAGACAGCAAGCAAGAGCGGTGCCGGCTTATCCGGAAAATGAAATTCTTTCCACCCCAAATGCTACTACCTCTTTGCTAAGCACAGGAATGCTTGATCGAGAAAAGCAAGCAAAGAAGCAGGTATCCTCATTAGAATTGAAAAATAAGCCAAAGACAATGACGGAAGTAGGACAATCTCGCTTTTTTACCTGTTGAGGAACCTATATACTCTGAAGATAACACAACTCGGTATCATAACTTACTGAAAGATTGTGATAATGAACTATATCCGGGTTGTAAGAAATTTACGAAGATTTCTTTTATGGTGCatttatttcatttgaaatatttgaatggatggtctgggaagtcttttactatgcttcttcaattattaaaagatgcatttcCAGAAGGTGTTATTTTGCCGTCAACttcttatgaagccaaaaaactagtAAAAGACTTAAATCTTGGATATGAGAAGATTCATAGTTGTCCAAATGATTGTATTTTATATCGTGGTGATAATATTAATGAAGATTCGTGCCGAACATGTGGGTCTTCACGATGgaaaaaacaaaatgaagacGGGCATGATTTGTCGAATGAAGTGGATGCTACACAGTCTAAAAAAATTCCGGCTAAAGTTTTGAGGTATTTTTCTCTCATACCTAGATTGAAAAGGATGTATGCATCATCAAAGACGGCTTCCTCAATGAGATGGCATGATGAAGGACGTACAAGGGACGGAATGTTAAGACATCCAGCTGATAGTTtagcatggaaagcatttgatgataggcatcacgaatttgcttctgatgttcgCAGTGTAAGGCTGGGTTTGGCAACAGATGGATTTAATCCATTTCGAACGATGAGTTCTACATACAGCACTTGGCCAGTTATTTTGGTTCCATATAATTTGCcaccatggatgtgtatgaaacaATCTTCACTCATTCTGTCAATGGTTATTTCCGGTGATAAGAGCCCAGGTaatgatatagatatttttctgCAGCCTTTAATAGATGAATTGAAAAAGCTATGGCAGGGTgttgatgcatttgatgctttcactggccgaacattcaaattgcgtgcagctcttatctggacaattaatgattttcctgcatatgCTAATGTATCCGAttggagcactaaggggcgtaTTGCATGCCCTTGTTGTGGAGATTTAACtcattcatattggttaaaacaTGGAGGAAAATTCTGTTATATGGGTCATCGAAGATGGTTAGAAGCCAATCATCCATTTCGACATCAGAATAATCAGTTTGATGGTACCATAGAGTTGCGATCTGCACCTATTCCACCAACTGGAACTGAAGTTCTTAAACAAACTCATGGCGCTAACTATATACCTGGTAAGGcattcaacagttcaaagaagCGGGGAAGAGGGGATGTTGGCAGCTAAGTGACACAGGTTTTTGAGGACGCTGACAACTTCGAGAATGATGACAGTATTTATGAACAGGAAAATGACGATGGCACAAACTCGGTATCTACACAGAAGCAGTTATGGAAAAAAAGGAGCATTTTCTTTGAATtaccttattgggagtataatcttcttcgacataatCTTGATGTCATGCATATAGAAAAGAATGTTTGTGATAATTTGATTGGAACAATGTTAAATCTTGAAGGAAAGACTAAAGACAACTTGAAAGcgcgtcttgatttgaaagacatgggcataagacaagagcttcatccgaaagaacaacccaatgataaatattttatacctcctgcatgttacacaatgtctactccagagaaagatctttttctaacggttttgaaaaatatgaaggttccAGATGGGTATGCATCGAATATTTCAAGATGCGTTAATCTTAAAGAGCGAAAACTTACGAATCTAAAAAGTCACGATGGCcatattttgatgcaagatatcttcccattggctttaagatcatCAACACAGAAACAAGTTCTTGCAATTGTGACTCAGTTATCATCCTTctttaaggcattatgttccAAAGTTCTAGATCCCAAAgagcttgatcaattggagtctaatgttgCACTAACACTGTGCCATATGGAGAAGATCTTTCCTCCTG from Phoenix dactylifera cultivar Barhee BC4 unplaced genomic scaffold, palm_55x_up_171113_PBpolish2nd_filt_p 000257F, whole genome shotgun sequence includes these protein-coding regions:
- the LOC120105319 gene encoding uncharacterized protein LOC120105319, translating into MHIEKNVCDNLIGTMLNLEGKTKDNLKARLDLKDMGIRQELHPKEQPNDKYFIPPACYTMSTPEKDLFLTVLKNMKVPDGYASNISRCVNLKERKLTNLKSHDGHILMQDIFPLALRSSTQKQVLAIVTQLSSFFKALCSKVLDPKELDQLESNVALTLCHMEKIFPPGFFTIMVHLLIHLAAEAKLGGPVHYRWMYPIERYLVRLKEYVRNRAYPEGSIAEGYIADECLTFCSRYLEGVETAFNRPQRNYDIIHNAEEYKFSSGGRFVGKAESTVIHHKLLAQAHRYVLLHSDLISEYRRYRS